A window of Parasynechococcus marenigrum WH 8102 contains these coding sequences:
- the cgtA gene encoding Obg family GTPase CgtA gives MQFIDQARITVRGGRGGDGIAAFRREKYVPAGGPSGGDGGHGGPVVLEADSNLQTLLDFKYKRLFAADDGRRGGPNKCTGASGRDLVIKVPCGTEVRHLATGILLGDLTDPGERLTVAFGGRGGLGNAHYLSNRNRAPEKFTEGRDGEEWPLQLELKLLAEVGIIGLPNAGKSTLIAVLSAARPKIADYPFTTLVPNLGVVRRPSGDGTVFADIPGLIAGAAQGAGLGHDFLRHIERTRLLIHVVDAGADDPVGDLRVVEKELEAYGHGLVDRPRLLVLNKQELLLDEQLPELSNELEQVSGRAPLCISAAMGRNLDQLLERVWKELGIA, from the coding sequence GTGCAGTTCATCGATCAGGCACGGATCACGGTGCGCGGTGGGCGCGGTGGAGATGGCATCGCCGCGTTTCGTCGCGAGAAATATGTGCCGGCCGGTGGACCCTCCGGAGGTGATGGAGGCCATGGTGGGCCCGTGGTGCTTGAGGCGGACAGCAACCTTCAGACCCTGCTCGACTTCAAGTACAAACGGTTGTTCGCCGCGGATGACGGCCGGCGAGGTGGCCCGAACAAGTGCACGGGAGCCTCGGGTCGGGATCTGGTGATCAAGGTGCCCTGCGGGACCGAGGTGCGACATCTCGCCACCGGCATCCTGCTGGGGGACCTGACCGATCCCGGCGAGCGTTTGACCGTGGCCTTCGGCGGCCGCGGCGGTCTTGGTAATGCCCATTACCTCAGCAATCGCAACCGTGCGCCGGAGAAATTCACCGAAGGTCGCGATGGGGAGGAATGGCCCCTTCAGCTGGAACTGAAGCTTCTGGCGGAGGTGGGCATCATCGGCTTGCCCAACGCGGGCAAGAGCACTCTGATCGCTGTCCTGTCAGCCGCTCGCCCCAAAATCGCCGACTACCCCTTCACCACCCTCGTGCCCAATCTCGGCGTGGTGCGACGCCCCAGTGGCGACGGCACAGTCTTTGCCGATATTCCTGGATTGATCGCTGGTGCTGCCCAGGGCGCCGGATTGGGACACGATTTTCTGCGTCATATCGAACGCACCCGTCTGCTGATTCACGTTGTCGATGCCGGGGCCGATGATCCCGTCGGCGATCTACGGGTGGTGGAGAAGGAGTTGGAGGCCTACGGCCATGGCCTGGTGGACCGACCTCGCCTGCTGGTGCTGAACAAGCAGGAATTGCTTCTGGACGAGCAGCTCCCTGAACTCAGCAATGAGCTGGAACAGGTCAGTGGACGCGCTCCCCTGTGCATCTCAGCAGCGATGGGACGCAATCTTGATCAGCTGCTGGAACGGGTCTGGAAAGAACTGGGGATCGCCTAA
- a CDS encoding ABC transporter ATP-binding protein, translating into MAGVRFEALSKTYPGRRGSEPVPVIRELDLSIEDGEFLVLVGPSGCGKSTLLRLLAGLESPTAGEIVIGERPVSQVRPGRRDVAMVFQSYALYPHLSVRDNLSFGLRRSRHRSLPQLLQDQLSQLSRGLPAFLRVRSPREELIEQRVHTVAQALELEPLLDRLPKELSGGQKQRVALGRAMARKPAVFLMDEPLSNLDAKLRNSTRTRIVDLQRELGTTTVYVTHDQVEAMTMGHRIAVLNQGRLQQLGTPMELYRWPSNLFVAQFIGSPPMTMLPVVIGPGATLLLGSKRLSVEGPLATALPVLEGQTLTAGLRPEGWRVAPATNRNLPASVLHCEVLGNEQLISCRLHDGDHLVQVRTEPDLTVKPDDVLHLDAEPSGWRLFDASGEAIAWQDPVTAGPTLPELN; encoded by the coding sequence TTGGCCGGCGTCCGTTTCGAAGCCCTCAGCAAGACCTATCCCGGACGCCGTGGCTCGGAGCCCGTGCCTGTGATCCGCGAGCTGGACCTCAGCATCGAAGACGGTGAATTCCTGGTGCTGGTTGGACCGTCTGGGTGCGGCAAGAGCACCTTGCTGCGACTGCTGGCCGGCCTAGAGAGCCCCACTGCGGGTGAAATTGTCATCGGCGAGCGCCCCGTGAGCCAGGTGCGGCCCGGGCGTCGCGACGTGGCCATGGTGTTCCAGAGCTACGCGCTCTATCCGCACCTGAGCGTGCGCGACAACCTCAGCTTCGGGCTGCGACGTAGCCGCCATCGCAGCCTGCCTCAGCTATTGCAGGATCAACTCAGCCAGCTCAGCCGCGGACTTCCCGCGTTCCTGAGGGTGCGATCCCCGCGAGAAGAGCTGATTGAACAGCGCGTCCACACCGTGGCCCAGGCCCTGGAGCTGGAACCGCTCCTCGACCGCCTGCCGAAGGAGCTCTCCGGCGGGCAGAAACAACGGGTTGCCCTGGGGCGTGCCATGGCGAGGAAACCGGCGGTGTTTCTGATGGACGAACCGCTCAGCAACCTGGACGCCAAGCTGCGCAACAGCACCCGCACCCGCATCGTTGACCTGCAGCGGGAGCTGGGCACCACAACGGTCTATGTGACCCATGACCAGGTGGAAGCCATGACGATGGGTCACCGCATCGCCGTACTCAATCAGGGGCGCCTGCAGCAGCTCGGAACCCCGATGGAGCTCTACCGGTGGCCGTCCAATTTGTTCGTGGCACAGTTCATCGGCAGCCCACCGATGACGATGCTTCCCGTGGTGATCGGTCCAGGCGCCACCCTGCTTCTCGGCTCCAAGCGGCTGTCGGTGGAGGGGCCTCTGGCAACGGCTTTACCGGTATTGGAAGGCCAGACGCTGACGGCGGGCCTGCGGCCGGAGGGTTGGCGTGTGGCACCGGCCACGAACCGCAACCTGCCGGCCTCGGTGCTTCATTGCGAAGTGCTGGGAAACGAGCAATTGATCAGCTGCCGCCTGCACGACGGAGACCACCTGGTGCAGGTGCGCACCGAGCCCGACTTGACGGTCAAGCCTGACGATGTGCTGCATCTGGATGCTGAACCCAGTGGCTGGCGGTTGTTCGATGCCAGTGGAGAAGCGATTGCATGGCAGGATCCCGTCACTGCCGGTCCAACGCTGCCCGAGCTGAACTGA
- a CDS encoding endonuclease MutS2, protein MNPPVAFLPTAADPTKGIDQAFQETLELLEWPRVCDHLASFASTRMGRDAARNLVLPETLEASRQRLAETVEMAVLDDLTEGGLSFRGVQDLTPVLLRCSKGGVATGEELLAVAETLAAARRLRRQIDEPELRPACSALIDTMVTLPELEQRLKFSIEEGGRIADRASAPLAWLRQQWHGLRQERRDKLQDLLRRLAPFLQDSVIAQRHGRPVLAVKAGAVAQVPGQVHDSSASGSTVFVEPRSVLTIGNRLTDLEGRIRDEERKVLIELSAVVADDHPVLLQLVSILLQLDLALARGRYGRFLGGTAPRMEASAAAPFRFETLRHPLLVWQHKRAGGPAVVPISMEVSVDLRVVAITGPNTGGKTVTLKSIGLASLMARAGLLLPCAGMPTLPWCAQVLADIGDEQSLQQSLSTFSGHIKRIGRILEALQSGPSPALVLLDEVGAGTDPSEGTALATSLLKALADRARLTIATTHFGELKALKYNDARFENASVAFNAETLSPTYELLWGIPGRSNALAIASRLGLDDQVLEEASQLLAPAADGEVNSVIRGLEEQRQRQQAAAEDAAALLARTELLHDELLQRWQKQKQQSAERQEQGRQRLERSIRDGQKEVRSLIRRLRDDRADGETARRAGQRLRRLEDRHRPEPERRQPLPGWRPEPGERIRLLALGKAAEVLAISDDGMQLTVRCGVMRSTVELSGVESLDGRKPEPPAKPVVKVNARINPGSGAQVRTSRNTLDVRGMRVHEAEAAVEEHLRGANGPVWVIHGIGTGKLKRGLRAWLETVPYVERVTDAEQGDGGGGCSVVWVR, encoded by the coding sequence ATGAACCCCCCGGTGGCATTCCTTCCAACTGCCGCTGACCCGACGAAGGGGATCGATCAGGCCTTCCAGGAAACTCTGGAGCTGCTCGAGTGGCCCAGGGTCTGCGACCACCTGGCGAGCTTCGCCTCCACTCGCATGGGGCGCGATGCGGCACGAAACCTTGTGTTGCCTGAAACCCTGGAGGCGAGCCGGCAGCGGCTGGCGGAGACCGTCGAGATGGCGGTGCTCGATGACCTGACCGAAGGAGGCCTCAGTTTCCGCGGGGTGCAAGACCTCACACCGGTGTTGCTGCGCTGCAGCAAGGGGGGCGTGGCCACCGGCGAGGAGCTGCTGGCGGTGGCTGAGACCCTTGCCGCTGCCCGTCGCCTGCGCCGTCAGATCGATGAGCCTGAGCTCAGGCCTGCCTGTTCGGCGCTGATCGACACGATGGTGACGTTGCCGGAGCTGGAGCAACGGCTCAAATTCTCCATCGAAGAGGGCGGTCGCATCGCCGATCGGGCCAGTGCCCCTTTGGCGTGGTTGCGTCAGCAATGGCATGGCCTGCGCCAGGAACGCCGCGACAAGCTGCAGGATCTGTTGCGACGCCTGGCGCCCTTTCTGCAGGACAGCGTGATCGCCCAACGCCATGGCCGCCCGGTGCTGGCGGTGAAAGCTGGCGCAGTAGCGCAGGTGCCGGGTCAGGTTCACGACAGTTCGGCCTCAGGCAGCACGGTGTTCGTCGAGCCCCGCTCCGTGCTCACCATCGGGAATCGACTGACCGATCTGGAGGGTCGGATCCGGGACGAGGAACGCAAGGTGCTGATCGAGCTCAGCGCGGTCGTCGCGGACGATCACCCTGTGCTCTTGCAGTTGGTGTCGATCCTGCTGCAGCTGGATCTGGCCCTGGCCAGAGGCCGCTATGGCCGCTTTCTCGGCGGCACTGCTCCCCGCATGGAGGCCTCTGCCGCGGCACCGTTCCGTTTCGAGACCCTGCGCCATCCGCTGTTGGTCTGGCAGCACAAGCGTGCTGGCGGGCCGGCGGTGGTGCCGATTTCGATGGAGGTCTCAGTTGACCTGCGGGTGGTGGCGATCACCGGTCCGAATACCGGCGGCAAGACGGTCACGCTCAAAAGCATCGGTCTGGCGTCATTGATGGCCCGGGCGGGATTGCTGCTGCCCTGTGCAGGGATGCCGACCCTGCCCTGGTGTGCTCAGGTTCTGGCGGATATCGGCGATGAACAGTCGTTGCAACAGAGCCTGTCCACCTTCAGCGGTCACATCAAGCGGATCGGCCGGATTCTGGAGGCGTTGCAGTCCGGCCCTTCGCCCGCCTTGGTGCTGCTCGATGAGGTGGGGGCCGGTACCGACCCCAGTGAAGGCACGGCCCTGGCGACGTCTCTGCTCAAGGCCCTCGCCGACCGCGCTCGGCTCACCATCGCCACCACCCATTTCGGCGAACTCAAGGCCCTCAAATACAACGATGCCCGCTTCGAGAACGCCTCGGTGGCCTTCAACGCCGAGACCCTTTCCCCCACCTATGAGTTGCTCTGGGGCATCCCTGGCCGCAGTAACGCCCTGGCGATTGCCAGCCGTCTCGGCCTGGATGACCAGGTGCTGGAGGAGGCGAGTCAGTTGCTGGCGCCCGCTGCTGATGGAGAGGTCAACAGCGTGATCCGTGGTCTGGAGGAACAGCGGCAGCGGCAGCAGGCGGCGGCGGAGGATGCTGCCGCTCTGCTGGCCCGCACCGAGCTTCTCCACGACGAACTGCTGCAGCGATGGCAGAAGCAGAAACAGCAATCGGCCGAACGCCAGGAGCAGGGGCGCCAACGGCTGGAACGCTCGATCCGCGACGGTCAGAAGGAGGTGCGATCCCTGATCCGGCGCCTTCGGGATGATCGCGCCGATGGGGAAACAGCACGGCGGGCCGGACAGCGCCTGCGTCGGCTGGAGGATCGTCACCGCCCCGAACCGGAACGGCGTCAGCCCCTGCCTGGATGGAGACCCGAACCCGGCGAGCGAATCCGGCTGCTGGCCCTTGGCAAGGCGGCGGAGGTGCTGGCGATTTCGGATGATGGCATGCAGCTGACTGTGCGCTGCGGCGTGATGCGCAGCACAGTGGAGCTGTCTGGCGTGGAAAGCCTCGATGGCCGCAAGCCGGAGCCGCCCGCCAAGCCGGTGGTGAAGGTGAATGCTCGAATCAACCCGGGCTCCGGTGCCCAGGTGCGCACCAGCCGCAACACGCTGGATGTGCGCGGCATGCGTGTGCATGAGGCGGAGGCCGCTGTGGAGGAACATCTGCGTGGGGCCAATGGACCGGTGTGGGTGATCCATGGGATAGGAACCGGCAAGCTCAAGCGGGGGCTGCGGGCCTGGCTGGAGACGGTGCCCTACGTCGAGCGTGTCACCGACGCCGAGCAGGGGGATGGCGGAGGCGGTTGCAGTGTGGTGTGGGTACGTTGA
- a CDS encoding VOC family protein — protein sequence MTTVDRLGHVAIRVQDVSRAVAFYESLGMRLVWKADDWCYLEAGEGRDGLALLGPGYKAAGPHFAFHFRDRQEVDRVHDRLKAEGVHVGAVHDHRDGTASFYLKDPEGNWLEMLYEPPGGIPSNCR from the coding sequence ATGACAACGGTTGATCGTCTAGGTCATGTGGCTATCCGCGTTCAGGATGTGTCCCGGGCGGTGGCGTTTTACGAAAGCCTCGGCATGCGTCTTGTCTGGAAGGCCGACGATTGGTGCTATCTGGAAGCGGGTGAAGGCAGGGACGGGCTGGCCCTGCTCGGGCCTGGCTATAAGGCCGCCGGTCCCCACTTCGCCTTTCATTTTCGCGATCGCCAGGAGGTGGATCGTGTGCACGATCGTCTGAAGGCAGAAGGCGTGCACGTCGGTGCCGTCCACGATCACCGTGACGGAACCGCATCCTTTTATCTGAAGGATCCTGAAGGCAACTGGCTGGAAATGCTCTATGAACCCCCCGGTGGCATTCCTTCCAACTGCCGCTGA
- the hemB gene encoding porphobilinogen synthase, with protein MELTYRPRRLRRTPALRAMVREHQLSSADFIYPLFVHEGTDVEPIGAMPGASRWSLAALTGEVQRAWNLGVRCIVLFPKVAEGLKTEDGAECFNANGLIPRAIRQIKQEVPGMAIMTDVALDPYSCDGHDGIVSPAGVVLNDETIELLCKQAVVQAEAGADLIGPSDMMDGRVGAIREALDDEGFEHVGIISYTAKYSSAYYGPFREALDSAPRAAGSKPIPTNKDTYQMDPANAREAITEAQLDEQEGADIMMVKPGLAYLDIIHRLRNESELPIAAYNVSGEYSMVKAAAERGWIDERAVVLETLLSFKRAGADLILTYHACDAAEWLRQG; from the coding sequence ATGGAGCTCACCTACCGCCCCCGTCGTTTACGCCGCACACCGGCCCTGCGCGCCATGGTGCGGGAGCACCAGTTGTCCTCAGCGGATTTCATCTATCCACTGTTTGTCCATGAGGGGACCGACGTCGAACCCATCGGTGCCATGCCAGGTGCGAGTCGGTGGAGTCTGGCGGCCCTGACCGGAGAAGTTCAGCGCGCCTGGAACCTGGGGGTCCGCTGCATCGTTCTGTTCCCCAAGGTTGCCGAGGGGCTGAAAACTGAAGACGGCGCTGAGTGCTTCAACGCCAATGGCCTGATTCCCAGAGCAATTCGTCAGATCAAGCAGGAGGTGCCTGGGATGGCGATCATGACTGACGTGGCACTCGATCCCTATTCCTGCGACGGCCACGATGGCATCGTCAGCCCAGCGGGGGTCGTCCTCAACGACGAGACGATCGAATTGCTCTGTAAACAGGCTGTGGTTCAAGCCGAAGCCGGTGCCGATCTGATCGGCCCCAGCGACATGATGGACGGACGAGTCGGGGCCATTCGTGAGGCCTTGGACGACGAAGGCTTTGAGCACGTCGGAATCATCAGCTACACCGCGAAGTACTCCTCTGCCTATTACGGGCCATTCCGTGAGGCCCTGGATTCAGCCCCCCGTGCTGCCGGCAGCAAGCCGATTCCAACCAACAAGGACACATATCAGATGGACCCCGCCAATGCCCGGGAAGCCATCACGGAAGCCCAGCTGGATGAGCAGGAAGGCGCCGACATCATGATGGTGAAGCCGGGTTTGGCCTACCTGGACATCATTCACCGACTGCGCAATGAGTCGGAGCTGCCCATTGCTGCTTACAACGTCAGTGGTGAGTATTCGATGGTGAAGGCCGCCGCCGAACGCGGTTGGATCGACGAGCGTGCTGTGGTTCTCGAAACCCTGCTCAGCTTCAAGCGGGCCGGTGCGGATCTGATCCTCACGTATCACGCCTGTGATGCCGCGGAATGGCTGCGTCAGGGCTGA
- a CDS encoding DnaJ C-terminal domain-containing protein: protein MSGSGYKDYFQVLGVDRSADADSVKRAFRKLARQYHPDVNPGNASAEARFKEISEAYEVLSDPDKRRRYEQFGQYWNQSGASGGAAGPGMDVDFGRYGNFDDFIGDLLGRFGGPAGGGGFQSSGFPGGGFSGGGFPRGNAAARTPVNLDAEASVSITFAEAFRGTERTLSVNNERVQVRIPSGVKNGSRLRLKDKGNLQPGTGRRGDLFLNLNVKDHPVWRLEDDQLKADLPVSLDELALGATVTVMTPDGEAQVAIPACTAPGRSLRLKSKGWPAKGGRGDLLLTLALVMPTSWSPEEQQLLEQLRRQRSESPRHGWLRSAAL from the coding sequence ATGTCGGGCAGCGGTTACAAGGACTACTTCCAGGTCTTGGGGGTTGACCGCAGCGCTGATGCCGATTCGGTTAAGCGTGCTTTCCGAAAGCTCGCTCGGCAGTATCACCCGGATGTGAATCCTGGAAATGCCAGTGCTGAAGCTCGTTTTAAAGAGATCAGCGAGGCCTATGAGGTGTTGTCAGATCCCGACAAGCGTCGACGCTACGAACAATTCGGCCAGTACTGGAACCAGTCCGGTGCTTCGGGGGGGGCTGCAGGCCCGGGAATGGATGTGGATTTCGGACGTTACGGAAATTTTGATGATTTCATCGGCGATCTTCTCGGGCGTTTCGGCGGTCCTGCAGGGGGCGGTGGCTTCCAGAGCAGCGGATTCCCTGGGGGTGGTTTTTCCGGTGGAGGCTTCCCGAGGGGCAACGCAGCTGCCCGCACACCTGTGAATCTGGATGCTGAAGCATCCGTCAGCATCACGTTTGCGGAAGCATTTCGGGGCACCGAACGCACCCTTTCTGTCAACAACGAACGGGTGCAGGTGCGCATTCCCTCAGGCGTTAAGAACGGCTCTCGCCTTCGTTTGAAGGACAAAGGAAATCTTCAGCCTGGGACAGGGCGTCGCGGGGATCTCTTCCTGAATCTGAACGTCAAAGATCATCCTGTTTGGCGCCTGGAGGATGACCAGCTCAAGGCAGATCTGCCCGTCAGCCTCGACGAGTTGGCGCTGGGTGCCACTGTCACCGTAATGACGCCTGACGGTGAAGCGCAGGTGGCGATCCCGGCTTGCACCGCCCCTGGCAGAAGCCTCCGACTGAAAAGCAAAGGCTGGCCGGCCAAAGGTGGACGGGGTGATCTTCTGCTGACACTGGCCTTGGTGATGCCGACATCGTGGAGTCCTGAAGAACAGCAATTGCTTGAGCAGCTCCGCAGACAACGGTCGGAGAGTCCACGCCACGGCTGGTTGCGATCAGCTGCTCTCTAA
- a CDS encoding SulP family inorganic anion transporter, producing the protein MALIHGLHTRNLRGDLLGGLTAAVVALPLALAFGNAALGPGGAIYGLYGAIVTGFVAALLGGTPSQVSGPTGPMSVTVAGVVSSLAAVGVSTDLSAGEMLPLVMAAVAIGGVFEALLGVLRLGRFITLVPYSVVSGFMSGIGIIILILQLGPFVGVTTTGGVVGCLSTLAELPIPNPSAISIGVMTLAVVFLTPARIRQWVPSPLLALLIVTPLSMLMFNDDRLQSLGLEPLNRIGAIPEGGLRFVLPDFSQYLPELLKAGLVLALLGAIDSLLTSLVADNITQTNHDSNRELIGQGIANTASGLLSGLPGAGATMRTVINIKSGGTTPLSGMTHSVVLLLVLLGAGTMAAQIPTALLAGILIKVGLDIIDWGFLFRAHRLSVKTAALMYAVMLMTVFWDLIWGVLVGMFVANLLTVDAITQTQLQGMDEDNPHKGNNLQIENLSAEERRLMESCGNQLMLFRLRGPLSFGAAKGISARMGLVSNYQVLILDITDVPRMGVTAALAVERMVEEAESLGRMVLVAGANERLRERLTNFGVRHILSKRIEALEIASKRLNHP; encoded by the coding sequence ATGGCTTTGATTCACGGCTTGCACACACGCAATCTGCGGGGGGACCTGCTGGGGGGGCTGACCGCAGCCGTCGTGGCTTTGCCTCTGGCTCTGGCGTTCGGTAATGCAGCCCTTGGTCCCGGTGGAGCCATTTACGGGCTTTATGGCGCCATCGTCACGGGATTTGTCGCAGCCCTGCTTGGGGGAACTCCGTCCCAGGTGAGCGGGCCAACGGGGCCCATGAGCGTCACGGTGGCAGGGGTGGTCTCCAGCCTGGCTGCTGTCGGTGTGTCCACAGACCTCTCGGCTGGCGAGATGTTGCCGTTGGTGATGGCTGCAGTTGCCATCGGTGGCGTCTTCGAAGCACTGCTCGGCGTGCTTCGCCTGGGACGTTTCATCACCCTGGTGCCCTATTCGGTGGTTTCGGGGTTCATGTCGGGGATCGGCATCATCATCTTGATCCTGCAACTTGGGCCGTTCGTTGGTGTGACCACAACGGGGGGAGTCGTCGGATGTCTGAGCACACTTGCCGAATTGCCGATACCGAATCCCTCAGCGATCAGCATCGGCGTGATGACCCTTGCAGTGGTCTTCCTCACACCAGCACGGATTCGCCAATGGGTGCCATCACCACTGTTGGCCCTGCTCATCGTGACGCCGTTGTCGATGTTGATGTTCAACGACGATCGGTTGCAGTCGCTGGGGTTGGAGCCACTCAACCGCATCGGTGCCATTCCAGAGGGAGGGCTCCGTTTTGTCCTGCCGGACTTCAGTCAATATCTGCCGGAACTGCTCAAAGCAGGCCTTGTTCTGGCTTTGCTTGGAGCGATCGACTCGCTGTTGACGTCCCTTGTAGCCGACAACATCACCCAGACGAACCATGACTCCAACCGGGAGCTGATTGGTCAGGGGATCGCGAACACTGCGTCTGGACTTCTGTCAGGACTGCCTGGTGCTGGAGCCACGATGCGGACTGTCATCAACATCAAATCGGGGGGAACGACGCCGCTGTCTGGCATGACCCACTCCGTCGTGCTGCTGCTGGTGCTTCTCGGTGCAGGCACCATGGCTGCGCAAATTCCGACTGCCTTACTTGCTGGAATCCTGATCAAAGTGGGGCTCGACATCATCGACTGGGGCTTCCTTTTCAGAGCCCATCGGCTTTCGGTCAAAACCGCTGCATTGATGTATGCCGTGATGCTGATGACCGTCTTCTGGGACCTGATCTGGGGGGTATTGGTCGGGATGTTCGTCGCCAATCTGCTGACGGTGGACGCCATCACGCAGACCCAGCTGCAGGGGATGGATGAGGACAACCCTCACAAGGGGAACAACCTCCAGATCGAGAACCTGAGTGCAGAGGAGCGGAGGCTTATGGAAAGCTGTGGAAACCAATTGATGCTGTTCCGGCTGCGCGGGCCTCTGAGCTTTGGAGCAGCCAAAGGCATCAGCGCTCGCATGGGTCTCGTCAGCAACTACCAGGTGCTCATCCTGGACATCACGGACGTGCCCCGCATGGGCGTCACTGCCGCACTGGCCGTGGAACGCATGGTGGAAGAAGCGGAATCACTGGGGCGAATGGTGCTTGTGGCAGGAGCCAATGAGCGCCTTCGCGAACGATTAACAAACTTTGGCGTCAGACATATTTTGTCGAAGCGTATCGAGGCACTGGAGATTGCAAGCAAGCGACTCAATCACCCTTAG
- a CDS encoding tRNA-(ms[2]io[6]A)-hydroxylase, with product MTVSTPDKSVASIRWLKAPTSWSWVEQANACPVEVLIDHAHCERKAAGSAVQMMFRYLCEPGLGEVLSPLAREELEHFEQVLVVIKARGRYLEPLPSPGYGAELAKHIRKAEPHRMLDSFLVAGLIEARSHERMALLAEHSPDPELRQLYGDLLTSEARHFGLYWTLAESRWSREVIKPRLEELAEHESRALDGKLDDPQDVRMHSVGIQS from the coding sequence ATGACCGTGTCCACTCCGGATAAGTCAGTCGCTTCGATCCGCTGGTTGAAGGCACCCACCAGCTGGAGCTGGGTGGAACAGGCCAATGCCTGCCCAGTGGAGGTGTTGATCGACCATGCCCATTGCGAACGCAAAGCGGCTGGCTCTGCTGTCCAGATGATGTTTCGTTATCTGTGTGAGCCCGGTCTTGGTGAAGTGCTGAGCCCCTTGGCCCGTGAAGAGCTGGAGCATTTTGAACAAGTTCTGGTTGTGATCAAAGCCCGTGGACGTTACTTAGAGCCTCTTCCTTCCCCTGGCTATGGAGCGGAGCTTGCCAAGCACATTCGCAAAGCGGAGCCCCACCGAATGCTGGATTCCTTTCTTGTAGCCGGCTTGATCGAAGCGCGCTCCCATGAGCGCATGGCTTTGCTGGCTGAGCACAGTCCAGATCCAGAGCTGCGCCAGTTGTATGGAGACCTGTTGACGAGCGAAGCACGCCATTTTGGACTTTATTGGACTCTCGCCGAATCCCGATGGTCTAGAGAGGTGATCAAACCACGGTTGGAGGAGCTGGCTGAACATGAGTCGCGGGCTCTTGATGGAAAGCTTGATGACCCACAGGATGTGAGAATGCATTCGGTTGGAATACAGAGTTGA